AACTAAAAATCACCATTCTATCGGAACAAGCCGATTGTGCAGACCGATCATTAAATCCTGAAATTTGGAACCCGAACTGCAAGGGATTTTGTAAAGTTAGCAGGTAGTTGGTATTTTTACAACTTCGGGGATTAAGTGCTTGTCAAAAGTAAAACACCAGATGCTACTATTGGGTCTGCATATACCGCACTTATTTAATTCCTTTTTAACTAAATCTTATGAAAATGTACAAACTATTATGTGGATTTCTGCTGCTTTTCTGCCTGCAAACCAAAGCGCAATCTAAAGATTCATTGAATGTAAAGCTGGCTGACGCCAAACGTGAGATATTGGCGAATGTCGTTATTAACGACAACGCGAATAAGGCATTTGATGCGTTAACACAGAAAGCAACAGAGGCGTACCAGCACGATGGATCAAGTAAAAACCTGGCTAAGATCCTGGAACGCTACCGGACATTGTTAACAGAAATCAAAGGTGCACAGACACCTAAAGCCAACAATACCGAAGAGTTTGAAGTTAGCTACGAATCTATAAAGAAAGCGAAGTTGAAACTTTGTCCGCTTTATCCTTTTTGCGATTAAGTGGAAATAGCTCCGATGTGCGTCGCCAATCAGTTCATACAATAGTGATGAAAAATAAATTGGTTTACTGACCATTGAGCGAACCAATATAGATTGGAAAATGAGAAGCTTACAATAAAGTAAATAGCTAAAAAATGCAAAATCCGCTTTTAGAGCGGATTTTGCATTTTTTGTGCCTGGTAGGGTAAGTTTTTGAACCAGGCTATGAAATCAAGGACCTGGTATTGTAGAAGATGTGTTTTATGGATAAGTTGATCGGATCACAGATTGTTTTCTACGAATTGTTTGCCAGGGAAAGATGGATATCTGAATGCCGGCAACCTACCCATTCCTGACTTTTTTAAATTTATCAGGTTGTTGCTATTTTTCGGAGCATGCCGCGGAATATGAAATAATGAAATGGGAGCATCAGGTACCAGTAAAAACGTCCGGTAAGCCCTACAGGTCTGAAAGTGGCTTCCTGGCGAATTATTCCTGCATCGGAGACACTAAATTCTAACCATGCTTCACCTGGTAATTTCATTTCTGCATATAGCAATAACCTGTTTCGGGTATGATCCGCATACAGCACCCTCCAAAAATCAAGACTATCTCCTATTGCCAGACGTGTTGCATGTTTTCTTCCACGTTTAAGTCCGACGCCGCCAAATAATTTATCTATAAACCCTCTGATTTCCCAAAGCCAATCTGCGTAGTACCATCCAACGTTTCCTCCTATAGAAAAAATTTTATCAATTGAACTTTGGATGTTTTCAGCTTTGAGGTATCGGCAATCTTTAAAACAACCATATTGAGGCACCTGGATATGATATGGCAGGCTATGAAGATTGTTGCCAGAGCTGAGGGCATCTTTCCAGGTAGATAATACCATATCCTGTTCTATTTTATCAAAGGCCATCCTGATAGCCATGCGGTAGTTGATAAGGGAGATTCCTAATGTTTCTGCCAGGTTATTGGGGCGTGCAACAGTTTCTACCTTCATACTATCGACAAGGTTTCTGGCAAGCATGTAGGAGGTAGACGTTACGAAATATAGCCAATAAGACGAAAGTCTTGGTGTCATTACGGGCACTGTTAAGATGTATCTTTTCAATCCTCTTTCTTCAGCAAAGATCTGGAGCATTTCTTTATATGTTAACTTATCCGCACCATACAAGTCGTAAGTTTTTCCGAAAGTTTCTTCTTTCAGGAGTACACCTGTCAGGAATTCAATTACGTTTCGGATGGCAATGGGTTGTGTATGTATATTGAGCCATGCAGGAGCGATCATAACGGGTAGTTTTTCTGTCAGGTCGCGGATTATTTCAAAGGATGCACTTCCTGAGCCAACTACAATTCCAGCGCGTAATACTGTAATGCTTGCCTTGCAATCTGCGAGTATTTCTTCCACCTGCTTTCTGGAATGCAGGTGTGTGGAAAGGTTATCTGCATTTACAATTCCGCCGAGGTAGA
This Chitinophaga sancti DNA region includes the following protein-coding sequences:
- a CDS encoding SDR family oxidoreductase; its protein translation is MKILLTGSTGYIGKRLLSVLLEQGHEVYCLVRDRNRVNQELYTPHIIEADLLKPISPGLIPRDIDAAYYLVHSMSKKGDFTEMEKRSAMNFVSAMNYTSARQIIYLGGIVNADNLSTHLHSRKQVEEILADCKASITVLRAGIVVGSGSASFEIIRDLTEKLPVMIAPAWLNIHTQPIAIRNVIEFLTGVLLKEETFGKTYDLYGADKLTYKEMLQIFAEERGLKRYILTVPVMTPRLSSYWLYFVTSTSYMLARNLVDSMKVETVARPNNLAETLGISLINYRMAIRMAFDKIEQDMVLSTWKDALSSGNNLHSLPYHIQVPQYGCFKDCRYLKAENIQSSIDKIFSIGGNVGWYYADWLWEIRGFIDKLFGGVGLKRGRKHATRLAIGDSLDFWRVLYADHTRNRLLLYAEMKLPGEAWLEFSVSDAGIIRQEATFRPVGLTGRFYWYLMLPFHYFIFRGMLRKIATT